TAGATGCCATGATGGCCATCCCGGTCATCCTGCTCTATTTGATCATCGTGGTGGCCATCGGGGCATCCGCCGTCAACGTGGTCATTGCCATTTCCATTGTGGGGGTGCCGGGCATTGCCCGGCTGGTCAGAAGCCTGACCCTGGACATCAAAACCAGAGAATATATAAGGGCCGCGGAAACCCGGGGGGAAAGTGCCTGGTTCATCATGTTTGTGGAAATTCTGCCCAATACCCGAGGACCCATCATCATCGATGCCATGCTCAGGATCGGGTATGCCATCTTTGCCATGGGAACCCTGGGATTTTTAGGCCTGGGCATGCCGCCGCCATCACCGGACTGGGGCTCCATGGTTGCCAAAGGACGGGCGTTTATCCTGACAGGCAACCCGTATGCGGCCCTGTGGCCGTCCCTTGCCATCGCTTCGCTGGTGGTGGGGCTCAACCTGCTGGCAGACGGGATTCGTGAAGAATCCATGAGATATCAGTAACCCTTGG
Above is a window of Desulfotignum balticum DSM 7044 DNA encoding:
- a CDS encoding ABC transporter permease; the protein is MPETAETQTTKKTKKVQLKDMFAILFSSKIAMVGLVIVLFWVFVALFAPFLTPYTPFEQDWKAPNQGPSAEHILGTDELGRDLWTRLIYGARVVLVVLPVSENISLPGGTAIWGVVVALMIGATLGLIGGYKGGWIDELVMRLLDAMMAIPVILLYLIIVVAIGASAVNVVIAISIVGVPGIARLVRSLTLDIKTREYIRAAETRGESAWFIMFVEILPNTRGPIIIDAMLRIGYAIFAMGTLGFLGLGMPPPSPDWGSMVAKGRAFILTGNPYAALWPSLAIASLVVGLNLLADGIREESMRYQ